From Rutidosis leptorrhynchoides isolate AG116_Rl617_1_P2 chromosome 3, CSIRO_AGI_Rlap_v1, whole genome shotgun sequence, a single genomic window includes:
- the LOC139900493 gene encoding 3-ketoacyl-CoA synthase 5-like, giving the protein MLSKKESFFLITIIFAMVQTFKQFPNHLLNHFSFINTFTFSFLTISILTLYFMNKPRTIYLVDFACCKPSYVYRVSFAAAVEHAKLILASEPKSVSFVLKILERSNIGEETCVPPQLHYLPPDPNMKDARDECHMVIFSAMDSLLQQTGINPKDIDILIVNCSLFSPTPSISSMVVNKYKMRNDIKSYHLSGMGCSATLISIDLAKDLLQVQPDSYAVVISTEILTPNSYKGKERSMLLPNVLFRMGGAAILLTNKRSAGPHAKYSLLHVVRTHKGSDEKSYRCVRQEEDDEGHVGIELNLDLLSVADKSLKTNITAIGPLVLPLSEKVLFVVNFLKRKLLKQDVKPYIPNFKKAFEHFCIHAGGRLVIDELQKNMRLSEVDVEASKMTLHRFGNTSSSSLWYELGYIEAKGRMKKGDRVWQIGFGSGFKCNSGVWKCNRDIEPSKNSAWADCIHRYPVFQPKVVKLA; this is encoded by the coding sequence ATGTTGTCTAAAAAAGAATCATTCTTTCTCATAACAATAATCTTTGCAATGGTTCAAACATTCAAACAATTCCCAAACCACCTCCTTAATCATTTTTCTTTCATAAACACTTTCACTTTCAGTTTTCTAACCATCTCAATTCTCACATTATACTTCATGAACAAACCTCGAACCATTTATCTAGTCGACTTTGCTTGTTGCAAGCCGTCTTATGTTTATCGTGTGTCCTTTGCCGCCGCGGTTGAACACGCCAAACTCATCTTAGCCTCAGAGCCCAAAAGTGTGTCTTTCGTACTCAAGATTTTAGAAAGGTCTAATATAGGTGAAGAAACATGTGTACCACCTCAGTTACATTATTTACCACCTGACCCAAATATGAAAGATGCTAGAGATGAGTGTCATATGGTCATTTTCTCAGCCATGGACTCATTATTGCAACAAACCGGGATTAACCCGAAAGATATCGATATTTTAATCGTCAATTGTAGTCTCTTTTCACCAACTCCTTCTATTTCATCCATGGTGGTTAATAAATACAAAATGAGAAATGATATTAAGAGTTATCATTTGTCCGGAATGGGGTGTAGTGCAACATTAATATCTATCGATTTGGCTAAGGATCTACTTCAAGTCCAACCAGATTCGTATGCAGTTGTGATAAGTACCGAAATACTTACTCCAAACTCATACAAAGGTAAAGAAAGATCCATGCTCCTCCCAAATGTTCTGTTCAGAATGGGAGGAGCAGCTATCCTGCTGACCAATAAAAGGTCAGCAGGTCCACATGCAAAGTACAGTCTTTTGCATGTGGTTCGGACCCACAAAGGGTCCGATGAAAAGTCTTATCGTTGTGTCCGACAAGAAGAAGACGACGAAGGTCATGTTGGGATTGAGCTAAACCTAGATCTACTAAGTGTCGCCGACAAGTCTTTGAAGACAAACATCACGGCTATCGGGCCGTTGGTTCTTCCATTATCCGAGAAAGTCTTGTTTGTTGTTAATTTCTTGAAGAGGAAGTTACTTAAACAAGATGTGAAACCCTACATTCCTAACTTCAAAAAGGCTTTTGAACATTTTTGTATCCATGCCGGAGGACGTTTGGTTATTGATGAGCTTCAGAAGAATATGAGGTTGTCCGAAGTCGATGTGGAAGCATCAAAAATGACGTTGCATCGATTTGGAAATACGTCATCATCTTCATTGTGGTATGAACTAGGTTATATTGAAGCAAAAGGGAGAATGAAAAAAGGAGATAGGGTTTGGCAAATAGGGTTTGGAAGTGGGTTTAAATGCAATAGTGGAGTTTGGAAATGTAATAGAGATATTGAACCTTCAAAAAATAGTGCATGGGCTGATTGCATCCACAGGTACCCAGTCTTTCAACCTAAAGTTGTGAAGCTAGCTTGA